The genomic interval CTCGCAGTTACAAGCCTGTTAGAGTTAGTGGGGGCAGACAAGTAATATCCACCGTCGTAGtatggatgaagcctgagctggaatgtaaagctaactgaagctggctagctttataaaagcctgagtagatctagctttcTTTGTATTATACCACTCTGATGTTACACTCATCACTGTTGATCCACCCACTGATGTTACACCCATTGCTGTTGATCCACCCACTGATGTTACACCCATTGCTGTTGATCCACCCACTTCTTTTGCAATGCCCACTTTCAGACACACTCCAAGTATGCAGTTACCCATACCAAAGATTATTTATTGACCAGATAGTAGAGTGACCGCTCTaaaaatggaaatacatgtcctcaaagatggaatgCAGGTGGGAGaaggcaagatcaggtgggaccattatAGCAAATGAGAGGGCAAATACGCTTGAGAGCAACAGGCACAACTCCGATATCACGTTTTTTTGTGcgtccacttatatcagtgcattcgtaacaacctaaccattacgAAACTTATATTAGATCAAATAAGCCTGACGTAGCAAATTAGCAATTATATTTTTCATTGACCaaattgacctccatacaaacatTCCTCACTTTGTGGTCTTATTTTCGTGAACAGATTATGGCTCGAGTAAACCCTCTTgcctcacctcttcctctctgcccaaACTTCAACGGTCTTCATGTATGAATAGATTTGGTAGCTAGTTTTTCATTATCTTGACCTTCCCACATTATAATTAGAAAAGGAAATGTAAACTCTAACATAGTTTATTAGATATAAAGGTAACTCCAAACACATTAtgaaacattccataactgcaggtggcagtaaatcgccGACCTTGGCTTTATgcctgttcaaacaacacacagTTTGCCAACTCATAGAAGTAGCATGAGAATaaaattgactacttcaaaatggagatggcctcaatagCGATGCCAAACATTTGtgtaactaacccaagatagaccacagcctgtcttTTCCAATGGGAGTAAATTAGAGATAGTGTgtagaacaagcaaggaggtgggatGAGCCAAGCACTAGCTAGCAAGATCCTATTGGCATGTTTTAGCagttatttgcatatttccataAGGGAATGTCTTCTCTGTAAAGCGTGAGTGTGCAATAACAACATTTTcccttgcactccttctaaacaatgtaatttttaaaaactttaaaaatatatatttttaaagtctACAAAGCTTAGTCCACTGTTtgtaacagattctagttttgggaactgtattgagatcaactgTTTCATAGATGAGAACTTGCAGAATGtctcgctccatcttctcccactgccggccactggcCTTTCTCTAATCACCATATTTGGTGGTAAATAGAAATGCCAATCAGATGCTAAAGatttatacatccagtgaaaAAGTCTGGCACTGCCCTTGCTCTCACAGacgccataatgggacagatactGATGCGATGTCTTTCTAAGTCTATGGGCACCGCTGGTAAATTGGCTACCTTAGCTAGCAACAATGTCTTAGCACACCAATATGGGGCAAGCACTGCAGCTAACGCTAGCTACAGTGCTTGCCCCATATTGGGGTACTAAGACCTTGTTTCTGGTTGGTCTTTACAGGCTGAGATCAAGGACCCCTCTGAAATAAACATATAATAAATCACATAATGATTATCTAGCTACACGCTTATTTTTGTTTGTtaaaagatacttttgtaccaatGGGCATGTTAACAGTTGAATAAAAAATGTctcgacttccaccgaaggtggctcctctccctgttcgggcgtgctcggcggtcgtcgttgccggcctactagctgctatCGATCCATTTCTCGTTTGTCTGTATTGTTTACACCTGTGTCCTATTAGTTGATTTTGGTGGGTTTATTTACCTCCGCTGACTGTTAGTCTGTGCAGGATTGTTTTGCTGTGGTTACTGTGTTAGGGATGCGTGTCTGCACCAAGGGGTTTTTCTTTCACTCGGCAGTTGTACGTACGGGTTTGGTATGTGTGTAGGAGTAGAGGTTTCTCCCCCGTGtgtattatttattttccctGTGTGTGGCAACCTCGTTTGGGCGTATTACCCCCCATGTTGTTGTTGAGTTGGGACTTTCAGAATAAACTATTGTGCCACTGGGACTTccttgctctcctgctcctgattCCTGCACCTCCCTCCTTCAAGGAGGCACTTAACAACATGTTCATTGTAAGTTTGAATGCTCATacaaaaaaaagattgcagttttgaaactgcagtcgactgtggtattttggacgcaGTAATTGTAGaataactgcagttatactgcagtgtactgcagttatactgcactctaactgcaatctttttttgtatGGTTTGGCAAGAAAGACAGGTGGTTGGTTGTGATTTGTCTTCAAAATGTTGGCTAACCCATTTGTGTTTATCTTTACAGGCATTATTATGTCATATTCATGGTGTTTATCACATTCGTGAACCTCATTTCCATTCCAATAGCAATGGCCTTTTCCGAAGACCCTGATAGCCCTTGCTCGTCCGGGTGTGCTTAAAAGTTGAATGTATTCTCAGACACCCTGTTCTTAGTTGATGTCTGCAGACATTAGAATGGTGGGCAGAAAATGTTCTGTCCTCTGTTATATGAAATGGGGCCAAATTTGTACTGTCACTAAATATaagaatatatatacactactcaaaaaaataaagggaacactaaaataacacatcctagatctgaatgaatgaaatattttttattaaatacttttttctttacatagttgaatgtgctgacaacaaaatcacacaaattatcaatggaaatcacatTTTTCAACCTATGGAGGCATGGATTTGGAGtcgcactcaaaattaaagtggaaaaccacactacaggctgatccagggttatatccttcctgtttggccctgtccgggggtgtcctcggatggggccacagtgtctcctgacccctcctgtctcagcctccagtatttatgctgcagtagtttatgtgtcggggggctggggtcagtttgttatatctggagtacttctcctgtcctattcggtgttctgtgtgaatctaagtgtgcgttctctaattctctccttctctctttctttctctctctcggaggacctgagccctaggaccatgccccaggactacctgacatgatgactccttgctgtccccagtccacctggccatgctgctgctccagtttcaacttccacctgactgtgctgctgctctagtttcaactgttctgccttattattattcgaccatgctggtcatttatgaacatttgaacatcttggccatgttctgttataatctccacccggcacagccagaagaggactggccaccccacatagcctggttcctctctaggtttcttcctaggtattggcctttctagggagtttttcctagccaccgtgcttctacacctgcattgcttgctgtttggggttttaggctgggtttctgtacagcactttgagatatcagctgatgtacgaagggctatataaataaatttgatttgatttgatttgatccaactttgatgtaatgtccttaaaacaagtcaaaatgaggctcagtagtgtgtgtggcctccacgtgcctgtatgacctccctacaacgcctgggcatgctcctgatgaggtggcggatggtctcctgagggatctcctcccagacctggactaaagcatccgccaactcctggacagtctgtggatgGAGCgaaacatgatgtcccagatgtgctcaattggattcaggtctggggaacgggcgggccagtccatagcatcaatgctttcctcttgcaggaactgctgacacactccagcaacatgaggtctagcattgtcttgcattaggaggaacccagggccaaccgcaccagcatatggtctcacaagggctctgaggatctcatctcggtacctaatggcagtcaggctacctctggcgagcacatggagggctgtgcggccccccaaagaaatgccaccccacaccatgactgacccaccgccaacagcagaacgttctccacagcgtttcaagactgtcacgtctgtcacatgtgctcagtgtgaacctgctttcatctgtgaagagcacagggcgcaggtggcgaatttgccaatcttggtgttctctggcaaatgccaaacgtcctgcacggtgttgggctgtaagcacaacccccacctgtggatgtcgggccctcataacaccctcatggagtctgtttctgaccgtttgagcagacacatgcacatttgtggcctgctggaggtcattttgcagggctctggcagtgctcctcctgctcctccttgcacaaaggcggaggtagcggtcctgctgctgggttgttgccctcctacggcctcctccacgtctcctgatagACTGGCCTGTCTCccggtagcgcctccatgctctggacactacgctgacagacacagcaaaccttcttgccacagctcgcattgatgtgccatcctggatgagctgcactacctgagccacttgtgtgggttgtagactctcatgctaccactagagtgaaagcaagtggtctgtagtcaccacctgcagaaccactcctttattgggggtgtcttgctaattgcctataatttccacctgttgtctatgccATTTGCACAAccgcatgtgaaatgtattgtcaatcagtgttgcttcctaagtggacagtttgatttcacagaagtgtgattgacttggagttaaattgtgttgtttaagtgttaagtgttaagtgttccctttatttttttgagcagtgtattttacagttataagaaAGGTGAAATCTTATAGTAAGCTGTTTAAAATTAGATTTATACTAATTTGATTGTTACTACTTAGAAAGCATTTCAGTTATTTAAAGCTACATTGAAAATATAGATTATCAAggtaccaattacttcacactggaagaagttaagctagAGCTACCCTattaaaacatacagtataattgACTTATTTAAAGTTGCTTTGAAAAAGGAGTTCACTACATTGTGAAAAATTATCATATCTGAAATGTCAtggactacaaattgcaagaacagatcactctggagtcagatgtgTAATGTAGCCTATTAAACACAAAGACTACGTTTCAAGTAAGAACTAGGCAGGTCTGATGCCAAAAAAGGAAATCTTGCCTACTTTACCCATATTttctgttctttaaaaaaaagaagtaatGTATAGTTCCaatagttagctacaccactacatggtgTACACTACCAATGATTACATTttgttcaactaccaccaagctacatcAAAATGTAATTCAATTACTAGTTGAACTGCATGTAGTTCTTTACCCCATCACTGtatgctacagtatatacatttttttttataggtGTCTAATCCCAATGTtgaggcacacctgttaaaaaatgcattccaggtgactacctcatgaagctggttgagagaatgccaagagtgtgcaaagctgtcatcaaggcaaaggatggctactttgaagaatctcaaatataacatgtactttgatttgtttaacacttttatgctTACTCCATGATTCCTTATGTCacttatgcctggagccggcACTGTGTATGGCAATAAAGTTCCCTTGTGTGTAACTCGATTCCCTCATTCCCATCTTACTGGAGGAGGTGCTGGTGGGTAACAGATCAGACCAAAAGGAGAGTCGTTATTTTTCATAGTCAATGGTCAACTGTTACAATTACTAAACTTCTCATCCTGTGCCCTCCTAGTTGTCTAGTTCAGATGATAATAATTGTGATATTCAAAACCAGCTATTGTATTTAGTATTAATGTCATCCAGACTCGTCTTTTGATTGGGCTTAATTCATGCTTGCATGGTGGAGATACTCAATAGTTTATCagccgggagggagggagggagagagagacatatttccctcagattacacagacccacaaagaattcgaaaacaaatccaatgtttATGAACTCCCATAGCTATtgagtgaaataccacagtgtgcaatcacagcagtaagatgtgtgacctgttgccacaagaaaagggcaaccactGAAGAAcaaaccattgtaaatacaacctatatttatttattttccctttttgtacttcaactatttgtacatcattacaacactgcatatagacataatatgacattttaaataattgtattattttggaacttttgtaagtgaaatgttttctgtaaaaaacatttcacttttgtttatctatttcacttgctttggcaatataaacatatgtttcccatggagggagggagggaggtagagagagagagagagagagagaggtctggcaTCCACTCTCCTCCCACTACACCACCTCAATAAGCCCCGGCCACAGGAGCTGTGATGGAAAATTACCCTGTGACCAAAAAGACTGAGTTAGACGCGACTCTTCAGCAGCCCAGGGAAGGATGGCCAGCTCGGTCGGCTGAACAGAGGAACTGTGTGCTCCTTCTGGGATGGAGAACTCCCAAGCCCCTGTCGGCAGACGCACAGCCAGCACCTGTGGTTGGAGAGGTGTCTTTCTGCCTCAGCTGAACAGGCAATCTCTATCTGTGTACGGTAGCGAGATAGCTGTGGAGAAGGAATGTATACGCCAGCTGCAGAGTGGAGTCTGGGTCATCCACCCATTCAGCCCCATAAGGTATTCTTGTCTAACTGCTGTTTGTGCTGCCTTGGCATTTTGTCTGTCCTAGAACAACAAGTTAGACCTTGGGGATGTCTTGGCATTTTGTTTGCCTGTCAAAGCACAACACAGCAAAGTTTGCAAAGACAGCAAAGAGCTTAGGTATATGCCAAAGAAAACACGAAAGGGTGTTTCAAACAGTGTTTCTGAGAACTGCGTGTCTGCATGTCTTTAATATGCAAACCCTTTGTTATTGTGTCTTGTAGGAGTTACTACATCATGTGTATGGTTGCCATCACATTCCTGAATTTGATTGGGATCCCCATGGAGATAGCTTTCTTAGACGGGTACAGTGGAGTGGGCTGGGAAGGTTTCAATGTCTTCTCGGACACTTTGTTTCTGATGGATGTGGCTCTGAATTTTCGAATGGGTATCATCTCTGAGGACAGTGAGGTAACGTGGCTCTGACTTTACTGTATTTTCAGACCAGTCCCAATCTGTGATAGTTTTATAATCCCCTTCCACGAGCATGCAATCCCAATTTGCCCTATCTGTATTAGTTTCAATACACAGAAGGGGCCAGATTAACTGAACCCCTGGCGCATGTGCTAAGCCTGCAGCTGTTATTTGCAAGAGGGAATTTTCCAAATTTGGAAGACAAAGATTCTGAGAAGTAGATTCATTTACAGATAACTATTTATAGATTAGGTTTCCTTTTATCTTAAATTCTCTCATGAAAATAACAGGCACAAACTTTACCTAGGACCAAGATGCTTAGTAAATATGTCCTGAAGTGCACCGGTAATGAAACATAATGAAACATGGCTGTGGATCATTGTTATTTGATAAAAAGGAAATGGGCAAATAAGGGGGCTGATCAAGAACCAGTTAGTGCTTTATGCTGTTTCAGTTTCAGGCCAAGTTGGTTTAAAATATTAATGTGAAAGTTTGGCCAATTGACTACCCTGTCAAGTTTATATTAATGCACTTCTCTATTAATAGCTTATGACGTACATTCTGGATGGCATCACTGTCTCGTTTCATTTTGGCCAGAATCCCAAAACATTTAGCTTCCGTTGAATGGTTGAATGATTCATTTGTCTGAAGCATGCTGCCAATCATTAATATCAATCATCTGAACATCTACTGTCTGTTATTCAATTCCGCAGGTGGCTATCCTGGATATCAAAAAGATCAGTGTGATTTACCTAAAGAGTTGGTTCATACCAGATGTGATTGCAGCATTCCCAATTGGCTACATATTATTAATTGCGGTAATGATAAATCACTCCAACTGTTCCAGCATCACGCTGTTATACAGTAGTTCCAGTCTAATGTAAGATCATGGAATTAAAATATGTATTTGTGTATTTTTATTGTGACAGGAGTTACAATCCCACAGTGACACCTCCACCTCAGGTTCCAAAGCCAGTAGAATGGTCCGGATTCTCATGTTTGTCCGAATCATCAGCCTCGTCAGGCTCCTCAGAGTCTCCAGGCTTGTCCGCTTCTTCAACGAAGTTGAGAAGGTAAGTTCTGATATGTATGCTGCACATCCCCACAAAGTCAAACCTTGTACTACAAATACATTTGGCCAAGAAGCAATACAAACATGTACAGGGGTAGTGCTTTTGATTGGCATACACATCTAGGTTATCTTTGCAGTCCAATCAATATTTTTAGTGGCATCATGTTTAATAATTTGCCTTTGTTTCTTTCCTGATAGGTTTCAAATGCCAACTTGGAGTATGTTCAACTGTTCTTCCGCATACTGTCTTTGTTTATGATGATGTTCCTGCTGTGCCACTGGAACGGCTGTATCCAGTACTTTGTCCCGATGCTGGAGGAGTTCCCATCAGACTGCTGGGTCAGACGAGAGAAACTGATGGTAAGCCCCACATATACTGAAATGTAGGTCTCAGATGCATTGAAAGGGTTAATTCACCCTATATAAACAATGTGGTATTTTCCAGAATGCAACGGTTGGTGAGAAGTATTCCTTTGGAGTGTTTCGTGCTCTCTCTCATATGATCCAAATATCCTATGGCTCTACAGAGTCACCAACAAGTAAGGACTGTTCATAATCTGGTGATATTCTATTAGACTGATGCTACTCCAAGACTGGAGTGCGTGGAGTTTAATAGCAAATTATTACACTGTATTTGTGTGTACTGGGTATTCTGATCCATAGATGAGGTGGAGCTGTGGGTGGTCATGACCAGTATGCTGTCTGGGGCTCTAATGTACACTGTACTGGTGGCCAACGCCGCTGCCATAATAACCAACGTAGACCAAGCAGCAAAGGCCTACAAGAACAAGGTATACTAAGTGTAATAAAGCTAACACAGATGACTCAGGTTCAAACTTGATCACATAAGAAAGGAACTCTATTGATATGTCACTTAACTGTAATGGCATGTCATTCAAAGGCCATAATGTCTGATAATCTACAGATGAATCATCTAGATGACTACATGACTTTCTTGAAGCTTCCGAATGACCTTCGGCTTCGCATCAACAAGTACTACGGGGCCCGCTATGGGGGGAGATGGTTTGACGAGAAGAATTTTCTAATTTCAGTCTCCTCAGCTTTGAGAGAGGTACTTCAgtcatattctattctattttataCAACTTCTCTGTATTCACTGTGTCTTTAGGTCCCACTTTACATTAGGCAGACCTTATATAATAAtgtacaaatgtaaaaaatatacactgaacaaaaatataaacacaacatgtaaagttttgatcccatgtttcacgagctgaaataaaagtctcggaaatgttccatatgcacaaaaaacatatttctctcatattttgtacacagatttgtttacatcccgGTTATTgataatttctcctttgccaagataatccatccacctgacaggtgtggcatatcaagaagctgatttaacagcatgatcattacacatgtgtacgttgtgctggggacaataaaaggccactataaaatgtgcagttttgtcgcacaacacaatgccacagatgtctcaacttgagggagcgtgcaattggcatgctgactccaggaatgtccaccagagctgtaagTCAccaccaacgttgttttagagaatttggcaattcCCCCCCATGggctcacaaccacagaccatttgtaaccacgccagcccttgatctccacatccagcttctttacctgcgggatcatctgacaccagccacccagacagctggtgaaactgtggatttgcacaaccaaagaatttctgcacaaactgtcagaagccatctcagggaagcacatcggcgtgctcatcgtcctcatcagggtcttgacctgactgcagatcGGCATTGTAAGGGACTTCAGTTGGCAAATTCTCCCCTTCGATGGCTACtgacatgctggagaagtgtgctcttcatggattaatcccggtttcaactgtacctgaTATGATGTCAGACAACggtgtcgtgtgggtgagcggtttgctgatgtcaacgttgtgaacagagtgccccatggtggtggtggggttatggtatgggcaggcataagctacggacaacgaacacaattgcattttatcattgGAAATTTGAATGCATCCCGAGGCCccttgtcatgccattcatccaccaccatcacgttatgtttcagcatgataatgcacagccccatatcgcaaggatctgtacacaattcctggaagctaaagCATTTCCCAGTTCTCCATGGTCTAAattctcaccagacatgtcaaccattgagtgtgtttgagatgctctggatcgcCACGTACCacagagtgttccagttcccaccaatatccagaaacttcacacagccattgaagaggagtaggacaattccacaggccacaatcaacaacctgatcaactctatgcaaaagagatgtgtcgcactgcatgaggcaaatggtggtcacgccagatacggactggttttccgtaccacgcccctacctttttttaaggtatctgtgatcaactgatgcatatctgtattcccaatgaaatccattgattagggcctaagttatttatttatttatttcaattgactgattaccttatatgaactgtaacttagtaaaatcttgatgcatgttgcgtttatatttttgttcggtgaaAGTATAAGTACGTAACTACATGAAGTACATAGCTACATTCTACTTACCTGTGATTTCCTTAGGTTATTACAGCTGTGTTTAATAGTGGAATCTGTCTGTCTAGTTGTGCAACTTTATTATGAAACAATCTGAAGAAAAGCTTTGTGTGTGTTATACAGGAGATTCTGACGGTGATGTGTTCGAGCCTTCTGAACAACGTACCCATGTTCCAGAACCGAGATGTCAACTTCCTGAACACCGTCCTCCTCCAGTTTCAGCACGAGGTCTTCCAGGAGGATGATGTCATCTTCCACCAGAACGCGCCCGGCGACCGCATGTTCTTCATCGAGCACGGCCAGGTCCTGGTGGAAACAGACTCCTTCCCGCAGGAGCTGGCTGACGGCGACTACTTTGGAGGTCAGGCTCACATTCGAGTAGCTCATTTCAGcatcattcattcatttgttcagACTATCATTCTATTCAGGCCATCACACAAGAGATTGGGTAATCTTGAAATTCTGATAGTCAAACCTCATCCTTCATCCATTTCTTACATAATTGAAAAAGACCCAACCCCCAACACAAGTTATTCTTATTCTCCTGTTCTACATGGTTGTGCTGATTACATCCCTGGGACTATGCAGGATATGACAAGGAACAGTGGGCATATCTGATATGCATTTTAATAAATGTATATTGTGTTCTGTGCCTTACTGGTTTACAGAGACCTGCCTCATGACCAAAGGAAAGCGCTTGGCCACGGTGCGAGCTCTGACCACGTGCCAGCTCTTCTCCCTGTCCTCAGATCGCTTCCAGAGGGTTCTACAGAGCTTCCCTGACATAAGGAGGGACATGGAAAAGTATGCACAACAGGACAAGGAAGATGTGATACATCTCTAGTGCAGTGCGCCCATTTATGTGTGTGTCCACTTATGTATAGTGTAGCTCAGACTTGGTACTGTGTAAACTGGTCTAAAATTGTATTATACTTTATGTATAAAGATTTTATGAATATTTCTTTCTTCAAATTTAGCAAATCCACAATACATGTTCAGCTGTGCATCATACAACCCATAGTCTGGATTACTAATAGTTAGACTCTAGATCTGGGTGGATTCCAAACACCACACAATATTGTTGCTTTAACTGAGAATGTATTTCAGGACAGGCAATGATtaaaattgttgttttgtttttctaatCGTTTATTGTGAAGAAATTTCAGTTACATAAAACAAGGTCTATTTGGTTATGAAACAGCTGAAATAAAAAGGGAAACATAGTTTCAGTTGACTGAACATCTGGAGGTTTTTTAAGTAGTGTATTCATTCATGTGTGCCCAGCCCCAGCAGATGCAGCAGCTGAACCTAAGCCTGCAAGACTAGCcagcccccctctctcttatCCAAACACACACAAGGTGCCCGAGGCCAGCCTATGTTTGTACTCGTACAGGTAGTAGGAGGCTTGGGGGAAGTTACACTTCATCTCCATCTTGCCCGGCACCACATGGACAGCCACCGCTGAgcccagcccctcctgcagcttCTTCAGCATGCGAGAGGCCAGGTAGCGTCGGGCCTTCCC from Oncorhynchus kisutch isolate 150728-3 linkage group LG26, Okis_V2, whole genome shotgun sequence carries:
- the LOC109888055 gene encoding potassium/sodium hyperpolarization-activated cyclic nucleotide-gated channel 1; translation: MENSQAPVGRRTASTCGWRGVFLPQLNRQSLSVYGSEIAVEKECIRQLQSGVWVIHPFSPIRSYYIMCMVAITFLNLIGIPMEIAFLDGYSGVGWEGFNVFSDTLFLMDVALNFRMGIISEDSEVAILDIKKISVIYLKSWFIPDVIAAFPIGYILLIAELQSHSDTSTSGSKASRMVRILMFVRIISLVRLLRVSRLVRFFNEVEKVSNANLEYVQLFFRILSLFMMMFLLCHWNGCIQYFVPMLEEFPSDCWVRREKLMNATVGEKYSFGVFRALSHMIQISYGSTESPTNEVELWVVMTSMLSGALMYTVLVANAAAIITNVDQAAKAYKNKMNHLDDYMTFLKLPNDLRLRINKYYGARYGGRWFDEKNFLISVSSALREEILTVMCSSLLNNVPMFQNRDVNFLNTVLLQFQHEVFQEDDVIFHQNAPGDRMFFIEHGQVLVETDSFPQELADGDYFGETCLMTKGKRLATVRALTTCQLFSLSSDRFQRVLQSFPDIRRDMEKYAQQDKEDVIHL